Genomic window (Cellulosilyticum lentocellum DSM 5427):
TTTATCAGCTTTAATGGCACGATAAAGGAGTTTGTCCTCTTCTAATAAATGATGCTGCCCTACAATTTCACTTAGCTTAGTAGGTCTCATACGAGATGCTAAAGGTGAATCTTCATTGCCTTTTTTTTCATTAATATATTCAAATAAGTCCATTGTAACTCCTCTCCATCCCAGCATTATAAAATAAATATATGTAGCTGATTTGTATCCTTTACTTTATTATAGGGTATATTTTTAGTTTGTACAATTGATAGGTTCCAAGAGACTTTTATCCCTTCTTTAAAAAAGAACGCATATAATGGTAGAAAATGTTGCTTTATACACATTTTAATTTAATTCACTAGAATAGATTGACTTTTCTTTGGTTACCATTTATAGTGGTACTAAACAAAACCACTATAAAGGATGATACAATGCTTTTTAATAATACCTTACACAAATTAGGCTTTTCACCTATTGAAGCTAACGTTTTTATTGTGCTCTGCAAGCATGGCTCATTAACTGGTTATGAAGTAGCAAAACTTACTGGCATTTCTCGTTCCAACGTTTATGCTGCACTTTATAGTTTACAAGATAAAGGGAAATGTTATGCTTCTGAGGGTGAGACAACTAAATATGTGGCTATTTCTAAAGAGGAACTATTACTTTCTACCGAAAGAGAGTTTCATACAACCTTAGAAGAAATCAAAGAATATTATCCGGTTCCACTAGAAGCTAACGAGCCTTACATCACCATTAAAGGCTATGACAATGTGCTTACTAAACTCAAAAATGCTATTTTACTTTGTCATTCTCATCTTTACCTTTTATGTGCCTCTGATGTAGTGGCACTTCTACAAGATGAGCTTAAAACTATAAGCACAGAAAAAAAGGTCACGATTCTCTGTGATAAAGCTATTAAATTGCCTAGCTCGATTACACTTTATCACCGATTAAAAAGTCCAGAAGGTTTTCATATGATCATTGATACTGAAGCTGTTCTAACGGGAGATTTAAATGCTAGTTCACCTCAGTGCCTTTTTTCTAAAGACCTTTCTTTAGTGAGACTTATGAGAGAATCTTTTATAACAGAATTAGATATGATTCAGCTTAATAAACGCTAAATTTATTTATTTAAGGAGGATATTATGCACAGCTTGCATGGTAGTTATACCACAGAAACAAACTTTTATGGGGGAAACGACGTTTTTGATTTAATTGAGCAATATGGTAGTCCCCTTTATATTTACAATGAAAATATTTTAAGAACACGTTGCAGAGAAATGAAGCACTTAGTAAGTTACGAAAACTTTGTGCC
Coding sequences:
- a CDS encoding TrmB family transcriptional regulator, producing MLFNNTLHKLGFSPIEANVFIVLCKHGSLTGYEVAKLTGISRSNVYAALYSLQDKGKCYASEGETTKYVAISKEELLLSTEREFHTTLEEIKEYYPVPLEANEPYITIKGYDNVLTKLKNAILLCHSHLYLLCASDVVALLQDELKTISTEKKVTILCDKAIKLPSSITLYHRLKSPEGFHMIIDTEAVLTGDLNASSPQCLFSKDLSLVRLMRESFITELDMIQLNKR